The sequence GGCTCTGGTAGCTGGTCCCATTACGAAAATCTTGCTCCGCTTTTTTATTAGAAGCTTCTCTATAGTCTTGGTAGCCCTCTAAGGCTTGGCAACGTTCCTCTAGTTCTTGATAGGTGATGACTCTTGGCCTTGCAATAATATGGTCTTGCCCTGCCTGATCCTGCAAGTACTCGTACTTCTTGTAAAAGGCGTCCAAGGCCTCCTGACTAAGCTCATAAATCCGCTGTAGGAGCTCTTGGGGTGTTTTCTTCAAATGCAACACACTGAAATAGCCAGCCGCATAAAGCACGGTCGATACATCGTACTGCTCCTTCAAATCTCTGAGATAGGACCAAGAAGGAAGGGGGGACGTTTCTCCCAAGGCCTGATCTGCCAGATCGGGATGAAGATCCAGCTGACTTGCGATGGCTACTAAGAGCGACAAGGCATTGATCCCTTTAAGGGGCTCCTTCATATGGGACAAGACGCCTTGCGCCACAACGACTGGCATGAGTTTGCCGACTGTGCCAATGTGAAGGACCTTTTCTTTTCCTACTTCCGATTCAAAGGGTTCTGAATCCACTGCTAATACATAATTCAGATCAAACTTTTCCTGCAAATCTGTGAGGAGGCCCAAAGCTCCCCGCATCCCACGTGAATAGGATTCCTCGTCTCCAACAGAGAGATAGAGCAGATTGACCTGACCTTCTGTAGGAGCTGCTACATAGGCTTCCAGAACCCCCAATTGAAGGGCTAGGGCTGCTTTCATATCGCAAGACCCTCTGCCAAATTTCCATTCTCCAGAAGCTAAATCTTCCTGCATATCAGGTCGACTGTCCAGTCCTTTCAAGGCTTCTGCTACTTTATCAGAATCGAGTGCGATTTCCGACAAATTTCCATAGTCTTCTAGATCGACTGTATCATGGTGGTGGAAAAGGATAACTGTTTTTTTCTTTCCCTTATCAACCAAGGCCCAATTGACCGACCGATGCAAGTGATCCTGTGGCACCTGATAGCGCCCAAAGTGGTCCGGATGGTCCTTGAAATAGGGGATCTGGCCAATCCGTTGATCCAGGTAGGCTTCGATCCCTTGCTCGGTCTCAGTGTTGGTAAAGCTTGGGATTGCCAAGGCTTCAGTAAAAATCGTTTCGATGCTCTCTCTATTGGTGGTTTTCACTTTTCTCCATCCTTCTTTTCTATTATTCATCTTTATGAGCTTTGCCAAGTGACAAAAGGCTGGTGAGCATGAGTCCTAGGAAGCCAAAGAGAGTCCAAGAGCTTGTTGCTTGACCTGTTTTTGGAAGGCTTGGTTGGCTTGACGCTTCTATTTTATCTTTATCAGCTCTTTGAGCCAATTCTTGTGCAGTTTCTTCTTTTTGTTCCTTACGGAAGTCCATCAGATCCTGACCGTGGCTTGGTTTTTGAGGAATTTCAGAAGTAGCTGGATTGGTTGGAGTCATTGGATTACTTGGAACAATTGGTTTTTCTGCTTGATCTACTGGACTTGGGTCTTGTTCAGGATCTACTTTTGGTTGAATGGTTGCAATTGGCAAGATCCGATCTGCCAATGACGCATACTCTGTATCTTTTTCACTTGGTTGATAACGGAACAAGAGAGACCGACTGTTTTCTACGATTGGAATCGTTGCAGAAATAGAATCTGTCTTGAAGGTCACTTCATAAGGATCTGCAAAATAGATGTAATCCGGATCATAGGTGTGCAAACTCAAAACCAGTCGATGGCCTTTTTTCACTGTATAGAGATTTGGTTGCAGATACATGGTGTAATCATGATATTCATTTTCTTTCAGATCAATAGAATGACTAGAACTTGCTGAGTCATAGCGAGATGCTGGATTAGCTAAATTCATCCAACCACGTGCAATCACTACACTCTTAACCTTGTGGGTCTTGTAGCGTTTGAGAGGCAAGGTTTCAAGGTTGCTACCATTCCAGTAGCCTGTCTCATCGATGGTTTCCTTGTCTAATGTGCGTGTGCTATAACCGTCTTTATCATAGGTGATTTCTTCTTTGACCACATCAAAGTCTTCGTCAGAAACATCCATCAGGGTCGCACTGACATGAGCATGGTTTTTGTCTCCCTTGACAAAAGCAGCGCTAAAATGTACAGGAATATGGCCTTTGATGGTGACATCTTGATCAACTGGTGCTGCATAGGAAGCCGCTACTTCTGAGGAATGGAAGGCCGCATCTTGGTTGCGTGTGGTCCAGTTATTTCCCGTACCATAGTAATCCCCAGTCACTGTCACATCCTCCCGTTTGGAATAAATTCGAGCGGAAATGGCATTGTTGGTATCCCATTTATCAAAACGACGCCATTTACTTGGATCAAGATTGTCCTGAGCTGTTACTTGTGGAAGGTTTTCAATCCCATTTTCAATACCGTAAAGGTAATGGCTATACCAGAGATTCATCAGGTCGTTAAAGGCTTGACCTGCGACTTCGGTTCCTGACCAACGAGTAGATGGATAAACGTGATTGCCCTGGTGGAGCAAGACCTTGGCATCGATCCCCGCCTTTTTATAGGCTTCTAACATGAGTTCAAAATGTTTGGGTTTGACATTGTCATCATTGAGACCTTGAATGATGAGAGGAGCCGCTTTCAAGTTGGCTGCGTTTAGCGTGTAGTCGCGTTTGGCATATTCTTCGTTGTAATTATGACCATCCTTGTGTTGGAGCTCATTGAGCTTGGTGATATAGGCTGCATAGTAATCCTTGACCTTATCCCAATCTTCCTTATCAAGGATTCGGCCTGAGGTATAGACAGATAGCCAAGATAGGTCATTGGAAGCTCCTGTATCCAGAGGAGATCCTTGGCTGTTGAAATGGTCGTACCAACTAGCAATCCCTGCAGCCGGCACAATGGTCTTGAGACCTTCAACACCAGTAGAAGCCACACCAAATGTTGTCGTACCTGCCCAAGACAAACCAGTCATGGCGACATTTCCATTGGACCAATCTGCCTTAACTTCATGGTTACTAGTCTTATCTGAGTAGGCTTTGCGTTTGCCGTTTAGCCACTCCACGATATTTTTATAAGCTGCGACTTCAAGGTCAGAGCCGGTCGTATTGATCCCGTCTGATCCTTTTGAGCCCAAGCCACTGCTGGTCACCACTGCATAACCACGGACTAAGAAATAATTGTACCAGTTGAGATTTTCGTAATCATAATGCGTATAGTCTTCAGAGCTTTCACGCGGATTGACATAGTACCAATCCTTTGGATTGGTCGCCTTGGCCACTTCCTCAGTCGTAACGGTCTTGGTTGCTGGGCGTTTGGCAGGTTTTTCATAGAGCTTGGCCATATCGAAGTTTCCACCTTCTTTGAGACCAATTCCCTCTAAGGTACGCTCTTCTGTTGTTCCTGTTACATAAGGACTAGCTTCAAAAATGGTCGCAGCTTTATAGTCCCCATTGACAGCAGCTTTTGGCACCTGCACAAAAGTCTTAACCAAGTCAGGCTTGCCGTCTCCATCCGTATCATAATCGGTTTCCACATAGACAATATAGCGAACGATGTCACTCTTGTCATAGGAGTAATGCTCCGGATCGTCTCCTGGCGTAAATGGGAAAATAGGTTGTGCTTTGCCATTCAAAAACAGAGGAGTCTTCTTGTCTGCGCGGTAAGCAGCACGGAGCTGTTTGGCTACATCAACCATCGAAGTAAGATTAGTAACTGGAGCAGAACCCTCCACTCCTTCCTTGACCATCCCAAGGCTCTTAGCAAAAGCTAATCGGTCTTTATCAGTAGATCCGACTTGGTTTTCCTTGGTCGAAGCCCAGTTCAAGAGTTGATTGACTGCCTCCGTCACCGTAACTTCTTTTTCACGATCCTGGTCGGTTACAGTCGCACCAGTAATTTTAGCCAAATCCCCTTGGGTTACTTTTGGAGTCGCACTCACCTCTTGACTGCGAACGGCAGGCGTCGCAGGCGCAGGGCTTGACTGATTGGCTAGAGTGGACTCAACAGTTGGGGCGCTCACTACCGCTGGACTTGATGCAGGTTCTTCCTGTAGCTCAGTTGTCGGAGCGGTTGGTGAAGTGGTTGGTCGGTTAGTTTCTGAAACCTCTTCCACTTTTGCAGGCTGAACGGTTTCTTTGTTGTCTCCTTGTGTTGAGGTCACTGTTTCAGTAACTTCAGAGCTTGTCGCTGGAGGAGTCACCGTCTCCTCAGTAGTTGTGCGACTTACTTGGTCTGCTTGCACATGCTGGGCAAGTACGGCAGGACTAATCAGTAAACCTGCAACGAGTAGAGAAACAAGAGTTGTTTTTTTCATAAAATGGTCTCCTTTCACCATTTTCAAAGTCAGTCCTAGAGGAGCCCGACTCTATTATTTTATATTCTCACTTCATTTCTTTCATGTATGCGATTTCTTTTTCAGGAAGGGCTTGTTTCCAGTGCAAACGTTTGTCCTATCCAACTATTTTTGGTAAAATAAGGACATTCGCATGAAAGAAGAAATAAAAATGGAAAATCAAACCTTAATGCAATATTTTGAGTGGTATTTGCCTGCTGATGGGAACCACTGGACGCGTCTTGCTGAAGATGCGCAACACCTAGCAGACTTGGGTATTCGCAAGGTCTGGATGCCGCCTGCCTTTAAAGCTACTTCTAACAATGACGTTGGTTACGGGGTCTATGACCTCTTTGATTTGGGCGAGTTTGACCAAAAAGGAACGGTTCGTACCAAATATGGCTTCAAAGACGATTATCTTCAAGCCATTCAAGCCCTCAAAGATGCAGGGATTCAACCAATGGCCGATGTCGTTCTCAACCATAAAGCTGCTGCCGATGGCTTAGAGGAATTCGAGGTCGTTGAGGTCGATCCGATGGATCGAAACAAGGTTCTCACTGAGCCCTTCACCATTCAAGGATGGACCAAATTCACCTTTGATGGCCGAAATGGAGCCTATAATGACTTCCACTGGCATTGGTACCATTTCACCGGCACTGACTACGATGCTTCACGTAATAAGAATGGGATCTACCAAATCCAAGGGGACAACAAAGGTTGGGCTCATGGAGATCTGGTAGACAAGGAAAACGGAAACTACGATTACCTCATGTATGCCGATATCGATTTCAAACACCCTGAGGTTGTAGAAAATCTCGATCAGTGGGCTGAATGGTTTATCGAAACGACTGGTGTAGAAGGTTTCCGTCTGGATGCGGTTAAGCACATTGACTCCTTCTTTATGAAGAATTTTATCCACAATATCACCAAAAAATATGGAGAAGATTTCTACGTTTTTGGCGAATTTTGGAATGGGGACACAGAAACCAACGATGAGTACTTAGAAAGCATTGACTACTTGTATGACTTGATCGATGTGGCCCTCCACCAAAATCTTTTCAGAGCTAGTCAAGAAGGTGAAAATTTCGACCTGCGAACTATTTTTGACGGAACACTAGCGCTCAATCATCCTGAAGAGGCCGTAACCTTTGTGGACAACCATGATACCCAACGAGGGCAAGCCTTGGAATCTACCATTGAAGAATGGTTTAAGCCTGCAGCCTATGCCTTGATCTTACTTCGTGAAGCTGGTTTGCCTTGTGTCTTCTATGGAGACTACTACGGTATCAAGGGCAAATTTGCGCAAGAAAGTTTCCAAGAGGTCCTCGATCGCCTCTTATGGGTTCGTAAAGATCTGGCCTATGGGGAACAGACGGACTACTTCGATGACCCCAATTGCATCGGTTGGACACGTTCAGGTACAGA comes from Streptococcus parasanguinis ATCC 15912 and encodes:
- a CDS encoding M20/M25/M40 family metallo-hydrolase translates to MKTTNRESIETIFTEALAIPSFTNTETEQGIEAYLDQRIGQIPYFKDHPDHFGRYQVPQDHLHRSVNWALVDKGKKKTVILFHHHDTVDLEDYGNLSEIALDSDKVAEALKGLDSRPDMQEDLASGEWKFGRGSCDMKAALALQLGVLEAYVAAPTEGQVNLLYLSVGDEESYSRGMRGALGLLTDLQEKFDLNYVLAVDSEPFESEVGKEKVLHIGTVGKLMPVVVAQGVLSHMKEPLKGINALSLLVAIASQLDLHPDLADQALGETSPLPSWSYLRDLKEQYDVSTVLYAAGYFSVLHLKKTPQELLQRIYELSQEALDAFYKKYEYLQDQAGQDHIIARPRVITYQELEERCQALEGYQDYREASNKKAEQDFRNGTSYQSLAIQQIQRLLEFLGDKDPMVVIGFAPPYYPSMNCRFLDNTDLNIVSLITDYREYLDQRGYLLKVEEYFMGINDTSYCALEKDVASYQVVLDSLATPAQVYDLDLEKIAQIQVPAVNLGPWGKELHKRGERVYKEDFLETIPNYLLELLYHFDDRLSTE
- a CDS encoding CocE/NonD family hydrolase codes for the protein MKKTTLVSLLVAGLLISPAVLAQHVQADQVSRTTTEETVTPPATSSEVTETVTSTQGDNKETVQPAKVEEVSETNRPTTSPTAPTTELQEEPASSPAVVSAPTVESTLANQSSPAPATPAVRSQEVSATPKVTQGDLAKITGATVTDQDREKEVTVTEAVNQLLNWASTKENQVGSTDKDRLAFAKSLGMVKEGVEGSAPVTNLTSMVDVAKQLRAAYRADKKTPLFLNGKAQPIFPFTPGDDPEHYSYDKSDIVRYIVYVETDYDTDGDGKPDLVKTFVQVPKAAVNGDYKAATIFEASPYVTGTTEERTLEGIGLKEGGNFDMAKLYEKPAKRPATKTVTTEEVAKATNPKDWYYVNPRESSEDYTHYDYENLNWYNYFLVRGYAVVTSSGLGSKGSDGINTTGSDLEVAAYKNIVEWLNGKRKAYSDKTSNHEVKADWSNGNVAMTGLSWAGTTTFGVASTGVEGLKTIVPAAGIASWYDHFNSQGSPLDTGASNDLSWLSVYTSGRILDKEDWDKVKDYYAAYITKLNELQHKDGHNYNEEYAKRDYTLNAANLKAAPLIIQGLNDDNVKPKHFELMLEAYKKAGIDAKVLLHQGNHVYPSTRWSGTEVAGQAFNDLMNLWYSHYLYGIENGIENLPQVTAQDNLDPSKWRRFDKWDTNNAISARIYSKREDVTVTGDYYGTGNNWTTRNQDAAFHSSEVAASYAAPVDQDVTIKGHIPVHFSAAFVKGDKNHAHVSATLMDVSDEDFDVVKEEITYDKDGYSTRTLDKETIDETGYWNGSNLETLPLKRYKTHKVKSVVIARGWMNLANPASRYDSASSSHSIDLKENEYHDYTMYLQPNLYTVKKGHRLVLSLHTYDPDYIYFADPYEVTFKTDSISATIPIVENSRSLLFRYQPSEKDTEYASLADRILPIATIQPKVDPEQDPSPVDQAEKPIVPSNPMTPTNPATSEIPQKPSHGQDLMDFRKEQKEETAQELAQRADKDKIEASSQPSLPKTGQATSSWTLFGFLGLMLTSLLSLGKAHKDE
- a CDS encoding alpha-amylase, which translates into the protein MKEEIKMENQTLMQYFEWYLPADGNHWTRLAEDAQHLADLGIRKVWMPPAFKATSNNDVGYGVYDLFDLGEFDQKGTVRTKYGFKDDYLQAIQALKDAGIQPMADVVLNHKAAADGLEEFEVVEVDPMDRNKVLTEPFTIQGWTKFTFDGRNGAYNDFHWHWYHFTGTDYDASRNKNGIYQIQGDNKGWAHGDLVDKENGNYDYLMYADIDFKHPEVVENLDQWAEWFIETTGVEGFRLDAVKHIDSFFMKNFIHNITKKYGEDFYVFGEFWNGDTETNDEYLESIDYLYDLIDVALHQNLFRASQEGENFDLRTIFDGTLALNHPEEAVTFVDNHDTQRGQALESTIEEWFKPAAYALILLREAGLPCVFYGDYYGIKGKFAQESFQEVLDRLLWVRKDLAYGEQTDYFDDPNCIGWTRSGTEEAAPIACLISNNQATTKVMEIGSSYTGLTYYDVLENCSETVQVQEDGTAEFPVAERSVSVWVAQDTEGQ